The following are encoded together in the Falsiruegeria litorea R37 genome:
- a CDS encoding BCCT family transporter translates to MSIKQPFTNLEIKRSSGGFYEGHSVEIALLSKAIMVGLVLWALVWPANANGVLGSLNSRLLETFNVFYIVIVGLFIFFLVVVALLPGTGKKVMGPAGEAPEFSNFSWFSMMFGAGLGVGLMVFATAEPLGLWGSNPVVIAQEVAPNTEAALQSGYRYTFLHYGFHAWAIYVVTGLSLAYYAYTRNMPLTIRTALTPLFGKMLNGFLGHVVDVLGVVATILGVSVTIGYGVSQFIDGVYAITGMEWMMDMTGEAPAPGTVGLLAGLFVIMGLSIISAVSGVGRGVKYLSNLNLVLSLILLLTFVVFGSFLFAMSTYASAFVDYMLNFISLSFGAFGPQSAADFAAGLPSEAAPFADALRGGATNAWGSFAGFKSGLEGDAAALSDDVLTAAYAAGEPARQFGWQAGWTTFYWAWWIAFSPFVGLFLARISKGRTVREFIVGCVFAPALVCFAWMTILGGTAIDLELTGGADGAIIGASNTAKLFVTLGQMIEGGLLQGLTIMCVVLIMTFLVTSADSGILVMNTIMSGGDQEVGNKHKIVWGLILTAVIGALIMAAGENNPMDALRNAMIIGALPFTMVMGLMCVALAKALYRDSHREKAGLAEPAE, encoded by the coding sequence ATGTCAATCAAGCAACCCTTCACCAATCTGGAGATCAAGCGATCCTCAGGTGGGTTCTATGAGGGGCACAGCGTCGAAATCGCTTTGCTCAGTAAAGCCATCATGGTCGGACTTGTGCTTTGGGCCTTGGTCTGGCCTGCCAATGCCAACGGCGTGCTCGGCAGCCTCAACAGCCGCCTGCTTGAGACGTTCAACGTCTTTTACATCGTCATCGTCGGGCTCTTCATCTTCTTCCTGGTCGTCGTGGCATTGCTGCCCGGAACCGGCAAAAAGGTGATGGGACCGGCCGGTGAGGCGCCAGAGTTCTCGAACTTTTCCTGGTTTTCGATGATGTTTGGCGCCGGTCTGGGCGTGGGTCTGATGGTCTTTGCAACCGCAGAACCGCTTGGCCTGTGGGGATCGAACCCTGTTGTGATCGCACAAGAGGTCGCACCCAACACCGAAGCTGCCCTGCAATCGGGGTATCGCTATACCTTCCTGCACTATGGCTTTCATGCCTGGGCGATTTACGTGGTGACCGGCCTGTCGCTGGCGTATTACGCGTACACCCGGAACATGCCGCTGACCATCCGCACGGCGCTGACGCCGCTGTTTGGCAAGATGCTGAACGGGTTCCTGGGTCACGTAGTTGACGTCCTGGGTGTTGTGGCCACCATTCTGGGTGTTTCCGTAACCATCGGTTACGGCGTGTCGCAGTTCATCGACGGGGTCTATGCGATCACCGGCATGGAATGGATGATGGATATGACGGGCGAAGCTCCGGCTCCGGGCACGGTTGGCCTGCTGGCTGGCCTGTTCGTCATCATGGGACTGTCGATCATCTCGGCTGTATCGGGTGTTGGTCGTGGGGTGAAATACCTGTCGAACCTGAACCTGGTCCTGTCGCTGATCCTGCTCTTGACCTTTGTGGTCTTCGGCTCGTTCCTCTTTGCGATGAGCACCTATGCCTCGGCCTTTGTCGACTACATGCTGAACTTCATCTCGCTCAGCTTTGGTGCATTTGGTCCGCAATCTGCGGCTGATTTTGCCGCTGGTCTGCCAAGCGAAGCAGCTCCCTTTGCCGACGCGCTGCGCGGCGGAGCAACCAACGCATGGGGATCGTTCGCGGGCTTCAAGTCCGGTCTGGAAGGCGACGCGGCAGCTTTGTCCGACGACGTTCTGACGGCGGCTTATGCAGCGGGTGAACCTGCGCGTCAGTTCGGCTGGCAGGCGGGCTGGACCACCTTCTATTGGGCTTGGTGGATTGCCTTCTCGCCTTTCGTGGGCCTGTTCCTGGCACGCATCTCCAAGGGGCGTACCGTGCGCGAGTTCATCGTGGGCTGCGTGTTCGCTCCGGCGCTGGTCTGCTTTGCCTGGATGACCATCCTGGGCGGCACAGCGATTGATTTGGAACTGACCGGTGGGGCAGACGGTGCAATCATCGGCGCGTCCAACACCGCCAAGCTGTTCGTCACCCTGGGTCAGATGATCGAAGGTGGCTTGCTGCAGGGTCTGACCATCATGTGTGTGGTTTTGATCATGACCTTCCTGGTCACTTCGGCGGACTCGGGCATCCTGGTGATGAACACCATCATGTCGGGCGGCGACCAAGAGGTCGGCAACAAGCACAAGATCGTCTGGGGTCTGATCCTGACCGCCGTGATCGGTGCGCTGATCATGGCAGCGGGTGAAAACAACCCGATGGATGCCTTGCGCAATGCGATGATCATCGGCGCGTTGCCGTTCACGATGGTCATGGGCCTGATGTGCGTGGCGCTGGCCAAGGCGCTGTATCGCGACAGTCACCGCGAAAAGGCAGGCTTGGCGGAACCCGCCGAGTAA
- a CDS encoding LysR family transcriptional regulator, with amino-acid sequence MNKRRYSLPSTSALTAFEAVARRKGFARAAEELNTSQPAISRHIRNLEIRFGTRLFHRDGHDVRLTPAGEGFYASALQALDGLQQAVDTVAQTAPEVTLASSHAVSHLLLMPRYRDLRRALGKGVELRFLTAEYHLIGAAIETGADIVFEYARTAPDRDHVLICREEVKPVGTPEVITQAMAALNGDADPPGLLELQQKNLGWTTWTKWQAAHPETAGWTECDAHDNYVYLLEMAAAGAGLALGWRGFVGGYLDRGSLVGLPGDWLSTDVGIYARLTRNGERNDKARACLTALKTLSGK; translated from the coding sequence ATGAACAAGCGACGATACTCTCTCCCCTCAACTTCTGCACTAACCGCGTTTGAAGCCGTGGCCCGACGCAAGGGTTTTGCGCGCGCGGCCGAAGAGCTCAACACCTCGCAACCCGCCATAAGCCGCCACATCCGCAATCTTGAGATCCGCTTTGGCACCCGGTTGTTTCACCGCGATGGCCATGATGTCCGCCTGACCCCTGCGGGCGAAGGGTTCTACGCCTCGGCCCTGCAGGCGTTGGATGGGTTGCAGCAGGCGGTGGACACCGTGGCCCAGACCGCGCCCGAGGTGACACTGGCCAGTTCGCACGCGGTATCCCACCTGCTGTTGATGCCCCGCTACCGCGATCTGCGGCGCGCCTTGGGCAAAGGGGTCGAGTTGCGGTTTTTGACGGCCGAATACCATCTGATCGGGGCCGCCATCGAAACCGGGGCCGATATCGTCTTTGAATACGCCCGCACCGCGCCCGACCGGGACCATGTTCTGATCTGCCGGGAAGAGGTCAAACCCGTCGGCACGCCCGAGGTGATCACACAGGCGATGGCGGCTTTGAACGGCGACGCCGATCCTCCGGGATTGTTGGAATTGCAGCAAAAGAACCTGGGCTGGACCACCTGGACCAAGTGGCAGGCGGCACACCCGGAAACTGCGGGTTGGACGGAATGCGACGCGCACGACAACTATGTCTATCTGCTGGAAATGGCAGCCGCAGGTGCCGGGCTCGCCCTGGGATGGCGCGGATTTGTCGGCGGGTATTTGGACCGGGGCTCATTGGTTGGGTTGCCGGGTGACTGGCTCTCGACAGATGTCGGGATCTATGCCCGGTTGACCCGCAATGGCGAACGCAACGACAAGGCGCGTGCCTGCCTGACGGCGCTGAAAACCCTGTCCGGCAAATGA
- a CDS encoding DUF3726 domain-containing protein, which translates to MSYSLNEVEVTAKRATRGAGFTWGLAEDTAKAIRWLCAHDLDGVGFLAGLLEQSDRDVHAPVSLDGDWVGKGALCPLRTGCLLSDSAHLLSRQPIVIQHVAVPALVLPFAALAARQLNEPVVLDCDGMTVCTDGQILSSTADWPTMAQTVMITTGGDLPVSSLRRTRASPRSADWDALNRFAHKTYAPATEESRLLGAGAGLSDND; encoded by the coding sequence ATGAGCTATTCCCTGAACGAGGTCGAAGTCACCGCCAAACGCGCCACACGCGGCGCGGGCTTTACATGGGGCCTGGCCGAGGACACCGCCAAGGCGATACGTTGGCTGTGCGCTCATGACCTGGACGGGGTCGGATTTCTGGCCGGGCTTCTGGAACAATCTGACCGCGATGTGCACGCGCCGGTATCGCTGGACGGTGACTGGGTGGGCAAGGGGGCCTTGTGCCCGTTGCGCACGGGTTGCCTGCTCTCGGACAGCGCCCACCTTCTGAGCAGACAGCCCATCGTCATTCAGCACGTCGCCGTTCCCGCGCTTGTGTTGCCCTTTGCCGCCTTGGCGGCGCGGCAGTTGAACGAGCCGGTTGTGCTGGACTGTGACGGCATGACCGTCTGTACCGATGGCCAGATCCTGTCGTCGACCGCGGATTGGCCGACAATGGCCCAGACGGTGATGATCACGACAGGGGGCGACCTGCCTGTGTCCTCTCTTCGGCGAACCCGTGCGTCGCCACGCTCCGCCGATTGGGACGCCCTGAACCGGTTTGCCCACAAAACCTATGCCCCCGCCACCGAAGAATCCCGTCTGCTGGGCGCCGGTGCCGGGCTTTCTGACAACGACTGA
- a CDS encoding Ldh family oxidoreductase, with protein MIETRTLTLADIEDLSFRALVAAGTSEANARPLAVATAATEADGVASHGLAYIPIYCEHVQCGKVDGSAIPAVDKPTPGVVNVDAATGFAHAAIDAGFDALIPAARAQGIAVLAIRNSYNCGVLGYHTWHLAQEGLVGLGFTNAPASIAPSGGSKPVVGTNPFSIAVPGTDGQPALLIDQSASTIAKSEVIKHAREGKAIPVGWALDADGNPTTDPNVGLKGSMAPSGGYKGVGVAILTEVMAAALTGATLGVHASPFSGTAGGPPKTGQMFIAIDPKATAGDAFATGIAGLVQVIRDQSGAHLPGDGRRSKRLAAQSNGVAVNVATLEKIEAILT; from the coding sequence ATGATCGAGACCCGCACGCTCACACTCGCAGATATCGAAGATCTGTCGTTCCGCGCCCTAGTGGCTGCGGGCACGTCCGAGGCCAACGCAAGACCGCTCGCGGTTGCCACGGCCGCGACCGAGGCCGATGGTGTGGCCAGCCATGGCTTGGCTTACATCCCGATCTACTGCGAGCATGTGCAATGCGGCAAGGTGGATGGCTCTGCGATCCCGGCTGTCGATAAACCAACACCGGGCGTGGTGAACGTGGATGCGGCCACCGGGTTTGCGCATGCCGCGATTGACGCCGGTTTCGACGCCTTGATCCCAGCCGCGCGTGCGCAGGGCATCGCCGTGCTGGCAATTCGCAACAGCTATAACTGCGGGGTTCTGGGCTATCACACATGGCATCTGGCGCAGGAGGGACTGGTGGGACTTGGGTTCACCAATGCGCCGGCCTCTATCGCGCCGTCTGGCGGGTCCAAGCCGGTCGTGGGCACCAACCCGTTTTCCATCGCGGTGCCGGGGACCGACGGCCAGCCCGCGTTGCTCATCGACCAAAGTGCCAGCACAATCGCCAAAAGCGAGGTCATTAAACACGCGCGTGAAGGCAAGGCGATCCCGGTTGGCTGGGCTTTGGATGCCGACGGCAACCCCACCACCGATCCCAATGTTGGCCTCAAGGGGTCGATGGCGCCGTCGGGTGGATACAAGGGCGTCGGTGTGGCGATTCTGACCGAGGTGATGGCCGCGGCACTGACCGGCGCGACGCTTGGCGTGCATGCTTCGCCCTTCTCGGGAACAGCGGGCGGACCACCAAAAACCGGCCAAATGTTCATTGCAATCGACCCCAAGGCCACCGCAGGTGACGCTTTTGCCACCGGTATTGCCGGTCTCGTCCAAGTGATCCGGGATCAATCCGGCGCACATTTGCCCGGTGATGGCCGCCGGTCCAAGCGGCTGGCCGCACAGTCAAACGGTGTAGCGGTGAATGTGGCAACCTTGGAGAAAATCGAAGCCATTCTGACCTAA